A genomic window from Accipiter gentilis chromosome 1, bAccGen1.1, whole genome shotgun sequence includes:
- the TMEM177 gene encoding transmembrane protein 177 yields MAVQFLRKASVWLKKRKIPLLAVSCMGLFGANLSYHVFPEQTFKLLHECWSEGQPAELSQRLCGVFQDVLQDTDVKSTDSYRAFAASGFHPVSAGVPWLPAGSLVGIPPNFDSTAEDKKGIVNHVVVINGKEVDWESSEGVALKEALTFSLKAQKFAIAREVVYLQNGSPLASAAVAPACLAGTFLCGRGIKLLLGLSPGPVILRGICNLLTAAGGLMCYYVSYDAMTYHLDCKADRKAATISKDYARGGVEFYDKILSRNRIFRGLMGKQGTKMYAPSGNLFPRHWFRIKYTPYTYRRDLIVNILRELQA; encoded by the coding sequence ATGGCAGTACAGTTCCTGCGGAAGGCATCTGTGTGGTTAAAGAAGCGCAAGATCCCTTTGTTGGCCGTTTCTTGCATGGGACTGTTTGGCGCTAACCTTTCCTATCATGTGTTTCCTGAGCAGACATTCAAACTGTTGCATGAGTGCTGGTCAGAGGGGCAGCCAGCTGAGCTTTCACAGAGGCTCTGTGGTGTCTTTCAGGATGTCCTTCAAGATACTGATGTGAAGTCCACTGACTCCTATCGAGCCTTTGCAGCTTCTGGCTTCCACCCTGTGAGTGCTGGAGtcccctggctgcctgcaggctctttggTGGGCATCCCACCTAACTTCGATAGCACAGCTGAGGATAAAAAAGGCATAGTCAACCACGTTGTTGTGATCAATGGCAAGGAAGTAGACTGGGAGAGCAGCGAAGGTGTTGCTTTGAAGGAAGCTCTGACATTTTCACTTAAAGCTCAGAAGTTTGCCATTGCCAGAGAAGTTGTGTATTTGCAGAACGGCAGCCCTTTAGCAAGTGCAGCTGTGGCTCCAGCTTGCTTAGCTGGTACATTTCTCTGTGGGAGAGGTATAAAGCTACTTCTGGGTTTATCTCCTGGCCCTGTGATACTTCGAGGCATTTGTAACCTCCTAACTGCTGCTGGTGGACTAATGTGCTATTACGTTTCTTACGACGCTATGACCTATCACCTAGACTGCAAGGCTGACAGAAAGGCAGCTACTATTTCCAAAGACTATGCCAGGGGTGGGGTTGAATTTTATGATAAAATACTGTCTCGCAACAGGATTTTTCGTGGTCTGATGGGCAAACAAGGGACAAAAATGTATGCCCCGAGTGGTAACCTTTTCCCAAGGCACTGGTTCAGAATAAAGTATACCCCATACACTTACCGACGAGATTTGATTGTTAATATTTTAAGAGAGCTCCAGGCATAG